From a region of the Archocentrus centrarchus isolate MPI-CPG fArcCen1 unplaced genomic scaffold, fArcCen1 scaffold_58_ctg1, whole genome shotgun sequence genome:
- the aoc2 gene encoding retina-specific copper amine oxidase — protein MVERTMNPLAKWALVLFVLFSIILNIVLIGFHSSRAPKCSRQRLHPLRGRHDNRTLVFADLTREEYEKVQKYMLKQKDLAISTNQITKPSENFLFLIDLSLPKKAEVLAYLDGKGTKPAREATVVVFHGTENCIREYVVGPLDNPTYHRDVTKERYKMDVPISARTVTVGEYVLFFNFFQTEVFFKLEKLVRESFGVGPDKALNAFEQMPRGVRTGDRKTWVSFFRDMSGMYIHPVGFEVLLNHESLNASQWRVEKLFYNGKYFSTVEDLKRAYDNGLVKKIVVKDTPDYGSLKPRNKPLQIGPQQFYAEGARYSVENNHVLYLDWSFAFGLSALTGMRVFDVRFKGERIAYELSVQEAMSVYGSVTPGMIITKFLDSSIGIGRFAHELVRGIDCPYEATFVDTYRYIDVPVPVRFRNSICIFEHNMGQPLRRHFADFVHHSFGGMANSALVFRTITAIGNYDYMWDFIFYQSGSVEAKVHATGYISSSYLTDGSKIHGHQVAENVLGNIHTHFVNFKVDLDVLGVKNVFQTKDMEYVNVSLPWMPDHHAMIPKLVEKQLKTEKEAALRYDTKTARYLHIASNKTNRWGHQRSYRLQVYSFAGDHLPESEAEEKAMSWARYKVAITKHKDLEQTSSSLYSQNGIWTPAVDFSKYIEDNESIEDEDLVAWVTTGFLHIPHAEDIPNTVTVGNGGGVLLRPHNFFDEDPSIHSADGVYFRPGSESSCEYNRMACLSQDTCSPVWEPFTYNGFEGVMKFYDWA, from the exons ATGGTAGAGCGGACGATGAACCCTTTGGCAAAATGGGCGCTGGTCCTTTTTGTCCTTTTCTCCATTATTCTGAATATCGTCCTCATCGGCTTCCACTCCAGCAGGGCACCCAAATGTTCCCGTCAGCGTCTCCACCCGTTACGGGGCAGACACGACAACCGCACCCTCGTGTTCGCTGACCTCACCCGGGAGGAGTACGAGAAGGTCCAGAAGTACATGCTCAAACAGAAAGACTTGGCTATATCCACCAACCAAATCACAAAGCCATCGGAAAACTTCCTCTTCTTAATAGACCTCTCTCTACCAAAGAAAGCTGAGGTGTTGGCTTACCTGGACGGGAAAGGTACCAAGCCGGCGAGAGAGGCGACTGTAGTGGTCTTTCACGGCACCGAAAACTGCATCAGGGAGTATGTAGTGGGACCTCTGGATAACCCAACATACCACAGAGATGTGACCAAAGAGAGATACAAGATGGATGTGCCCATCAGTGCGCGTACGGTCACCGTTGGGGAGTACGTCttgtttttcaatttctttcAAACTGAGGTCTTCTTCAAGTTAGAGAAGCTCGTACGAGAAAGCTTTGGGGTAGGTCCGGATAAGGCGCTGAATGCGTTCGAGCAGATGCCTCGTGGAGTTCGAACCGGGGACAGAAAAACCTGGGTGTCTTTCTTCAGGGATATGAGCGGCATGTACATTCATCCTGTGGGCTTTGAGGTGCTGCTTAACCACGAGAGCCTAAACGCGTCACAGTGGCGAGTagagaaattattttataacGGCAAATACTTCAGCACTGTGGAAGATCTTAAACGCGCATATGACAATGGGTTAGTTAAGAAAATAGTTGTTAAAGACACACCTGACTATGGCTCTCTTAAGCCCAGGAACAAGCCTCTGCAGATCGGCCCGCAGCAGTTCTATGCAGAGGGGGCGCGCTACAGCGTCGAGAACAACCACGTCCTGTACCTGGACTGGAGCTTCGCTTTCGGACTGAGCGCTCTCACGGGCATGAGGGTTTTCGATGTGCGGTTCAAGGGTGAGAGGATCGCGTACGAACTGAGCGTACAGGAGGCCATGTCAGTGTACGGTTCAGTGACACCGGGGATGATCATCACCAAGTTCCTGGATTCAAGCATCGGCATAGGGCGCTTTGCGCACGAGCTCGTCCGTGGCATTGATTGTCCCTATGAGGCCACCTTCGTGGACACGTACCGCTACATTGATGTCCCAGTACCGGTCAGGTTCAGAAACTCTATCTGCATCTTCGAGCACAACATGGGTCAGCCCCTGCGCAGACACTTCGCTGACTTCGTCCACCACAGCTTTGGAGGAATGGCAAACAGCGCTTTAGTGTTCAGGACCATCACGGCTATCGGAAACTACGATTACATGTGGGATTTCATCTTCTACCAGAGCGGATCAGTGGAGGCCAAAGTGCACGCAACCGGTTACATTTCCTCCTCCTACCTGACGGACGGGAGTAAGATACACGGACACCAGGTGGCTGAAAATGTCCTGGGAAACATTCACACCCACTTCGTCAACTTCAAGGTGGACCTGGATGTACTCG GTGTAAAGAATGTATTCCAGACCAAAGACATGGAGTACGTTAATGTCTCGCTGCCATGGATGCCTGATCACCACGCCATGATCCCTAAGCTGGTGGAGAAGCAGCTTAAAACAGAAAAG GAGGCTGCCTTGCGTTATGACACCAAGACAGCTCGCTACCTCCACATCGCCAGCAACAAGACCAACCGCTGGGGCCACCAACGCTCCTACAGGCTGCAGGTGTATAGCTTTGCAGGAGACCACCTTCCAGAGAGCGAGGCAGAGGAGAAAGCCATGTCCTGGGCCAG GTATAAGGTTGCTATTACTAAGCATAAGGACTTGGAGCAGACCAGCAGCAGTCTGTATAGTCAAAACGGCATCTGGACTCCAGCTGTTGACTTCAGCAAGTACATCGAGGACAATGAAAGCATCGAAGATGAG GACCTTGTTGCCTGGGTGACCACTGGATTCCTCCACATCCCTCATGCTGAGGACATCCCCAATACTGTGACGGTGGGCAATGGGGGCGGGGTCCTGCTGCGGCCCCACAACTTCTTTGATGAGGACCCGTCCATCCACTCCGCTGACGGGGTGTACTTCAGGCCAGGCAGCGAGAGCAGCTGTGAATACAACAGGATGGCCTGCCTCTCTCAGGACACCTGCAGCCCTGTCTGGGAGCCGTTCACCTACAACGGCTTCGAAGGAGTCATGAAGTTTTACGACTGGGCCTAA